The window ATCATGAGAGTGAAGATTACCTAAGTTAAAAGATATTACTCCACCTCTAAGTTCTGTATCTTTAGGACCATATATTTTCATATCCTCAATTTCTGACATTTGATCTAAAGCGTATTTTGTCAGTTCTTTTTCATGTTCTCTTATAGATTTCATTCCTATTGAATTGAGATAATCTATTGCAGCACTTAATCCTACTGCTCCCTCTACATTAGATGTTCCAGCTTCAAATTTCCATGGTAAATCATTCCATGAGCATTCAAACAATGAGCATGATTTAATCATATCTCCACCGCCTAAAAATGGACCAATTTTCTCCAGTATTTCTCTTTTACAATAAAGAACTCCTATACCCATAGGTCCTAGCATTTTATGTCCTGAGAAAGCAAAGAAGTCCGCACCAATGTTTCTAACATCTACCGGCATATGAGGTGTTGATTGCGCTCCATCAACAAGAAATAGTGCTCCTTTTTCATGAGCGATTTGTCCGATTTCCTCTACTGGGTTTATCGTTCCAAGCACGTTAGAAACGTGTGTAATGCTAACTAATTTAGTATGTTCATCGATAAGTTTTTCTGCCTGATCAACCTTTAAAAGACCTTCCTCATCTATATCTATGAAACGCAATTCTACCTTTTTTTCTTGTGCAAGAAGTTGCCATGGGACTAGGTTACTATGATGCTCCATCACTGTGAGCACTATATTGTCACCTTTCGATATATTTCTCCAACCCCAAGCATAAGCAACTAGATTTATTGATTCAGTTGTATTCCTTGTGTATATTATTTCCTCCCACCGTCGAGCATTTATAAATCTCGCAACTTTTTTCTTTGATTCTTCATAGAGTTGTGTCGCTTCTTCACTCAGTGCATATATTCCTCTGTGAATGTTAGCATTTTGCTCCTCATAATATTTTCTTATTGCTTCAATCACTTGCCTAGGTTTTTGAGACGTAGCAGCATTATCAAAATATATGAGCGGTTTGCCATAAAATTTTCTTTTGAGTATCGGGAAATCCTCCTTAATTTGTTCTACGTTTATAACCTTACTAATACTGCCCATTACATAACACCCCTTAGAAATATTCGTGGATGTATGATATCTTCAAATATTATACCAAAGATACATCCCATATATATCACTATTAGATAATATAAATTCAAGTTAAAGAATTTATCTCTTTGGTGATGTATTTATCAATGAATTTTTAAATATTTTTCCTTAATCTGAAAATCTCATTTTAAGGTAAGGAAGAGTTCAGTTAGTTAAAAATTGTTGCGTAAGCCATCCATAACCTTTTGCTTCTAATTCTTCCGCTAATTTATAATCTCCAGATACCACTATTTTACCGTTCAGAATTACATGGACGTAGTCTGGTTTTATATATTTCAAAATTCTTTGATAGTGTGTTATCATTAGTATTGATCTGTTTTGATCCCTTAATGAATTTATAGCCTGTGCTATAATTTTTAATGAGTCTATGTCAAGACCTGTATCAACTTCGTCTAGGATTGCTAGTTTTGGTTTGAGTATTAACATTTGCAAAACTTCGTTCTTTTTGCGTTCTCCGCCAGAGAATCCCTCATTAAGATATCTTTTTGCAAACGATTCATCCATATTAAGCATGGATATTTTTTCTCTAATAATTTTCATAAATTCCGCTGGGGATACTTGTACTTCACCTGATTGCCTTACTATCATATTGTACGCAGTTCTTAAAAAGCCTACAAGAGGAAGTCCTTGAATTTCTAGTGGTGTTTGGAATGCTAGAAATAACCCCAACCTTGCACGCTGGTCAGTAGTCAGTTGTAAAATACTTTGACCATTAAAGAATATGTCTCCCTCTGTGATTTTATACTTTGGATGACCCATTATTGAATAAGCTAGTGTGCTTTTACCCGATCCGTTAGGACCCATAATTGCGTGTACTTCACCTTGATTGATAGCCAGATTAATACC is drawn from Thermoprotei archaeon and contains these coding sequences:
- the sufC gene encoding Fe-S cluster assembly ATPase SufC, which produces MTLLEIKNLKVAVEGKEILKGINLAINQGEVHAIMGPNGSGKSTLAYSIMGHPKYKITEGDIFFNGQSILQLTTDQRARLGLFLAFQTPLEIQGLPLVGFLRTAYNMIVRQSGEVQVSPAEFMKIIREKISMLNMDESFAKRYLNEGFSGGERKKNEVLQMLILKPKLAILDEVDTGLDIDSLKIIAQAINSLRDQNRSILMITHYQRILKYIKPDYVHVILNGKIVVSGDYKLAEELEAKGYGWLTQQFLTN
- a CDS encoding cysteine desulfurase gives rise to the protein MGSISKVINVEQIKEDFPILKRKFYGKPLIYFDNAATSQKPRQVIEAIRKYYEEQNANIHRGIYALSEEATQLYEESKKKVARFINARRWEEIIYTRNTTESINLVAYAWGWRNISKGDNIVLTVMEHHSNLVPWQLLAQEKKVELRFIDIDEEGLLKVDQAEKLIDEHTKLVSITHVSNVLGTINPVEEIGQIAHEKGALFLVDGAQSTPHMPVDVRNIGADFFAFSGHKMLGPMGIGVLYCKREILEKIGPFLGGGDMIKSCSLFECSWNDLPWKFEAGTSNVEGAVGLSAAIDYLNSIGMKSIREHEKELTKYALDQMSEIEDMKIYGPKDTELRGGVISFNLGNLHSHDLASILDSEGIAIRAGHHCAQPLMTRLGVTATARASFYIYNDINEVDVFIDVLNKIRRRLKI